One window of the Periophthalmus magnuspinnatus isolate fPerMag1 chromosome 17, fPerMag1.2.pri, whole genome shotgun sequence genome contains the following:
- the sdhc gene encoding succinate dehydrogenase cytochrome b560 subunit, mitochondrial yields the protein MALLLRSLARQGLCLSRTPSLQISPLLCRHVAPMGTTAKEEMNKFWAKNAKLNRPMSPHLTIYRWSVPMMMSVTHRGTGIALSGAISTFALAALVLPGNYPFYLDLIHSLWVGPALIALAKIGITFPVSFHTYNGIRHLWWDIGKGFKIPEVYRTGYTVIGLSVLTSVAVAFLV from the exons ATGGCGCTGCTCTTAAG GTCGTTGGCTCGACAGGGGTTGTGTCTGTCCAGGACCCCCTCTCTCCAgatctcccctctcctctgcagacA TGTTGCTCCGATGGGGACAACAGCCAAAGAGGAAATGAACAAATTCTGGGCCAAAAACGCCAAACTGAACCGACCCATGTCCCCTCACCTCACCATCTACAG ATGGTCCGTCCCGATGATGATGTcagtcacacacagaggaacaggCATCGCCCTCAGTGGAG CGATCTCGACCTTCGCCTTGGCCGCTCTGGTCTTACCTGGTAACTACCCGTTCTACCTGGACCTGAtccactccctgtgggtggggCCTGCGCTCATCGCTCTGGCAAAGATCGGCATCACGTTCCCCGTCTCCTTCCACACGTACAACGGCATCCGGCACCTG TGGTGGGACATCGGAAAAGGCTTCAAGATCCCCGAGGTGTACCGCACGGGCTACACGGTGATCGGCCTGTCTGTGCTCACCTCCGTCGCTGTGGCCTTCCTCGTCTGA